A region from the Drosophila mauritiana strain mau12 chromosome 2L, ASM438214v1, whole genome shotgun sequence genome encodes:
- the LOC117138777 gene encoding probable cytochrome P450 6a14, translated as MDFTLLLLTSLLSFLLGYLRYRFTYWELRGIPQLRPHFLFGHFFRLQSVHLSELLQETYDAFRGSAKVAGTYVFLRPLAVVLDLDLVKAVLIRDFNKFVDRRSFHGDTLTANLFNLQGEEWRALRTKLSPTFTSGKMKYMFGTVSSVAHQLGGTFDELVGSQGAVLELHDLMARYTTDVIGNCAFGTECNSLRDPQAEFRQVGRLLFRNSNRSIRWRIFKMTYLSSLAKLGLPVRIFHPDITQFFNRIVRETVELREREQIRRNDFMDLLLDLRRHENGKGLTMEQMAAQVFVFFVAGFETSSSNMSYALFELAKNQDVQQKLRIEINDSLAKHGKLTYEAMMEMPYLDQTITETLRKYPALSSLTRLASEDYEIPSPDGGEPVVLEKGTSVHIPVLAIHYDPEVYPEPHEFRPERFAPDACRERHPTAFLGFGDGPRNCIGLRFGRMQVKVGLITLLRRFRFSLPPGSPTQLKVTKRNVILLPSEGVRLQVDPVESRLM; from the exons ATGGACTTcacactgctgctgctgacctCGCTGCTCAGCTTTCTGCTGGGCTATCTGCGCTACCGCTTCACCTACTGGGAGCTGCGGGGAATTCCCCAGCTGCGGCCGCACTTCCTCTTCGGTCACTTCTTCAGGCTGCAGTCGGTGCACTTAAGCGAGCTGCTCCAGGAGACCTACGATGCCTTCAGGGGCAGTGCCAAGGTGGCGGGCACCTACGTCTTCCTGCGACCACTGGCCGTCGTTTTGGATCTGGACCTGGTCAAGGCGGTGCTCATCCGGGATTTCAACAAGTTCGTGGACCGGCGAAGCTTTCACGGCGATACGCTCACCGCCAACTTGTTCAACCTGCAGGGCGAGGAGTGGCGTGCCCTGCGCACCAAGTTGTCGCCCACTTTCACTAGCGGGAAAATGAAGTACATGTTTGGAACTGTTTCCTCGGTGGCCCATCAGCTGGGCGGTACCTTCGACGAACTGGTGGGGTCACAG GGCGCTGTTCTGGAGCTCCATGATCTGATGGCCCGCTACACCACCGACGTCATCGGAAACTGCGCCTTTGGAACCGAATGCAACAGCCTGAGGGATCCGCAGGCAGAGTTCCGGCAGGTGGGGCGTCTGCTCTTTCGGAACAGCAACAGAAGCATCCGGTGGCGTATCTTCAAGATGACCTACCTCAGCTCGCTGGCCAAGCTCGGCCTTCCGGTGCGTATCTTTCACCCGGACATCACCCAGTTCTTCAACCGCATAGTCCGCGAAACGGTGGAGCTGAGGGAGCGCGAGCAAATCCGTCGGAATGACTTTATGGATCTGCTGCTGGATCTTAGGCGGCATGAGAACGGAAAAGGACTCACCATGGAGCAGATGGCCGCCCAGGTCTTCGTATTCTTCGTGGCCGGATTCGAAACCAGTTCCAGCAACATGAGCTACGCCCTATtcgagttggccaaaaaccaaGATGTGCAGCAGAAGCTGCGTATTGAGATAAACGATTCGTTAGCCAAGCACGGGAAACTAACCTACGAGGCCATGATGGAGATGCCCTACTTGGACCAGACCATCACAG AAACTCTGCGCAAGTACCCTGCACTTAGTTCACTTACCCGTCTCGCCAGCGAGGACTATGAGATCCCCTCGCCCGATGGTGGCGAGCCCGTCGTCCTGGAGAAGGGCACCAGCGTGCACATTCCGGTGCTGGCCATACACTACGACCCCGAGGTGTACCCGGAGCCCCACGAGTTCCGGCCGGAGCGATTTGCGCCGGATGCCTGCCGGGAGCGGCATCCCACCGCCTTCCTGGGCTTCGGCGATGGACCGCGCAACTGCATTGGCCTGCGGTTTGGACGGATGCAGGTGAAGGTGGGTCTGATCACGTTGCTCCGCCGCTTCCGCTTCAGCCTGCCGCCCGGATCGCCAACTCAGCTGAAGGTGACCAAGAGGAATGTGATACTCCTGCCCAGCGAGGGCGTCCGATTGCAAGTCGATCCAGTAGAGTCGCGCCTAATGTAA